In Nicotiana tabacum cultivar K326 chromosome 19, ASM71507v2, whole genome shotgun sequence, one DNA window encodes the following:
- the LOC142173467 gene encoding uncharacterized protein LOC142173467, with translation MTAEKIDHTHPLFVHPSDTPSSILIPVKLTGSENYGLWRRSMRITLQAKRKLGGIVYASNAHLVWEDLRERFDEVNRVRIFQLHTEIATISQGTDSVSAYFTKLKELWAEYDAMVSTPNSKEYIEHLQQQRLMQFLSGLNETYDQARRQILVKTTEPTLNQAYALIIEDESQNSNSTVRNRGDPIAMQAGGG, from the exons ATGACGGCCGAAAAAATTGATCACACGCATCCTTTGTTTGTTCATCCTTCAGATACTCCTAGCTCGATTTTGATTCCTGTAAAGCTTACAGGATCAGAAAATTATGGACTGTGGCGTCGATCAATGCGAATTACACTGCAAGCTAAGAGAAAGCTAGG TGGCATTGTATACGCATCTAATGCGCATTTAGTTTGGGAGGATCTCCGAGAAAGGTTCGATGAGGTGAATCGTGTGAGAATTTTTCAATTACATACAGAGATAGCCACCATCTCACAGGGAACTGATTCTGTATCTGCCTATTTCACTAAGCTTAAGGAGCTGTGGGCAGAATATGATGCAATGGTGTCCACTCCAAACTCGAAGGAATATATTGAGCACCTTCAGCAACAAAGATTAATGCAATTTCTGAGTGGACTTAATGAGACCTATGATCAAGCAAGACGACAGATCCTGGTGAAAACTACAGAGCCAACACTGAATCAAGCTTATGCTCTAATCATTGAAGATGAAAGTCAAAATTCCAATTCTACTGTAAGGAATAGAGGAGATCCTATTGCTATGCAAGCAGGTGGAGGATAA
- the LOC107764098 gene encoding putative indole-3-pyruvate monooxygenase YUCCA8 — MFSFSDNDFFARRCVWVNGPVIVGGGPSGLAVGACLKEEGVPCVILERTDCIASLWQKRTYDRLKLHLPKKFCQLPNFPFPEHYPEYPTKRQFIDYLESYAKKFDLKPQFNECVQSAKYDEACRLWRVKTVSGNGSEVEYICQWLVVATGENAERVVPEIEGLKNFGGEVIHACEYKSGDKFRGKKVLVVGCGNSGMEVSLDLSNHNAQPSMVCRSSVHVLPREIFGKSTFELAMILMAWLPLWLVDKILLILTWFILGNIESYGLKRPSIGPLTLKNTQGKTPVLDIGALEKIRSGKVKVVPGIKKFNCGTVELVNGETLEVDSVVLATGYCSNVPYWLQESEFFSKNGFPKAQNNWKGKSGLYAVGFTGRGLAGASADAIRIAKDIGKVHQEDLKQKKQKVPTHRRCISTF; from the exons ATGTTTAGTTTCTCAGATAACGATTTCTTTGCTCGTAGATGTGTTTGGGTAAATGGTCCTGTAATTGTAGGTGGAGGCCCATCAGGATTAGCAGTGGGAGCTTGTTTGAAAGAAGAAGGAGTTCCTTGTGTTATCTTGGAAAGAACAGATTGTATTGCATCTTTATGGCAAAAAAGAACTTATGATCGTTTGAAACTTCATCTTCCTAAAAAATTCTGTCAACTCCCAAATTTCCCATTTCCAGAACACTACCCTGAGTACCCTACAAAGAGACAATTCATTGATTATCTTGAATCCTATGCCAAAAAATTTGACCTCAAACCACAGTTCAATGAGTGTGTCCAATCTGCTAAGTACGATGAAGCTTGCCGCTTGTGGAGGGTGAAAACTGTTTCAGGTAATGGCTCTGAAGTTGAGTATATTTGCCAGTGGCTTGTTGTTGCCACTGGTGAAAATGCTGAAAGAGTTGTGCCTGAAATTGAAGGGTTGAAAAATTTCGGAGGTGAAGTAATTCATGCTTGTGAGTACAAGTCTGGCGACAAATTTCGAGGAAAGAAAGTTCTTGTTGTAGGCTGTGGAAATTCTGGCATGGAAGTTTCACTTGATCTTAGTAACCATAATGCTCAACCATCAATGGTTTGCCGTAGCTCG GTTCATGTTTTGCCAAGAGAGATTTTCGGGAAATCAACTTTTGAGCTGGCTATGATATTAATGGCATGGCTACCACTTTGGCTAGTCGACAAAATTCTACTTATTCTAACATGGTTTATTCTTGGAAATATTGAGAGTTATGGACTAAAAAGGCCATCAATTGGACCATTAACACTCAAGAATACTCAAGGAAAAACCCCTGTACTTGACATTGGTGCTTTGGAAAAAATCAGATCAGGAAAAGTTAAGGTTGTACCTGGAATCAAAAAGTTTAACTGTGGCACTGTTGAACTTGTCAATGGTGAAACACTTGAAGTTGATTCAGTTGTTTTGGCTACTGGCTACTGCAGCAATGTTCCTTACTGGCTACAG GAAAGTGAATTTTTCTCAAAGAATGGATTTCCAAAGGCACAAAATAACTGGAAAGGAAAATCTGGGCTATATGCAGTTGGATTTACAGGGAGAGGGCTGGCTGGTGCTTCTGCTGATGCTATTAGAATTGCTAAAGATATTGGAAAAGTACATCAAGAAGATCTTAAGCAAAAGAAGCAAAAGGTTCCAACACACAGACGTTGCATCTCTACCTTTTAA